AAATGTTTCATCAAGgaataaataaacaagcatAAAGATGGCTTCCAGAACTCAGTACcaagtaatttctttaatgtGCTATTATTAGAGTCGCCCAATTTCTTTGGAAGGGGAAGTCACAGTTTTATCTTTGTTGCTCTGTGGTGAGTCTACCTTTTACCTGGGGTAGAAACACAATACACTCATGGATAAGTTCTAGGGAGTTAAAGGAAGTGCAAGCATCAATTTCATTCAGGTCAGGGACTCACCTTCTGTGGATGGAACTTCCAAAAGCAAGCCTGCTTGTTTGCCATATTTTCTGGATTTCACTCCAGTAGGTGACACTTTTGAATCTTCCCACTTCCCAAactgagctgcagagaacatAAAAAGCAGCTGATAAGAGCAGATCAAACGTAATTCCGGCACTTAGGGGTACACACCATGTCATCCATGACTCCAATACTTCATGCACAATGGAAAAATACTaacaagcattttcttctttagttggttttagttttttagttctggaaagaaagactttgattttgaatataaattaaaaacctttttcttcacttcaggcttttatttctttcctaggAGCACAATTGGTATGATATTCTCTCCTCTCACGTCTGAGAACAAGGTTATAGAATCACCTACTTCCGGCTACTTAGCCAGGAATTCACTATGATCTTTTAGGAGTGGTGTAAAAACAGCTTCCTGGGAACCTTCATGTCCTGTGAGGGACAAAAAGCACAGCATTTAACCccaaaaccttcaaaaaaacatttctggagGTAGAACCGGGACTATCGGGAAATCTCTGCCTTGCAAAGGCAATCCTGACTTCCACTATATCATTTTCAAAAGCCGCCTTAATTTCAGTGTCCAGCTTCTGATATCTTAGCTCTGTCTTCAGTAAGTGTCCAACATCATTAGGTCCCATTCTCTCCAAGAGGAGCCAGCGATGCTCAGAGGCTCAGGCTGGGAATTCAGAATGAAATCCTCTTTCAACTTTCACCTGTGTGTGGGTATTTcttcaacaggaaaataaaaacatctccAACGTGGGAACTTGTGAATGTACATATATGTGACCGAGCAGTACACAAAACACTCTCACCCAGGAGCTGTGATGCATAGTGGTCCTGGTTTGGGAGCAAATTCTTCACCTGGTCATTCCCATCCGCCAACTCAGTTTCACCTGCAACACAGAGAAGCCAATGTCAGGGTTCAAGGGCAGGAAGCTACCAAGAGCTACGGCAGCTAAATTCAAGACATGTCTCAGCTATGGAACGGTAATCCACATCTGAAAAAAGCCCAAAGGGTGGGTGCATTTTAGTTGAGTATTACAACCATAAGGACCATCTCAAAATAATTATCTGCCTGACCTACTGGTCAGTCCACTAAGTTACATCCATGTATGTACCTCTTGCCAAGGCAAAAATAAGGTCCTATAACTCAGCATGAATCTTTTTTGCTGTGAGATACCCTGTCTCCTGATACAGTGCACTTGCTATGGTGTAGCAGAATTCAATGGATAGTCATTATGTTTATGTTCACCAGTGGTGGCTCAATAGGCTTAGGTAACAGGACTGTATTCAAGGACTGAGTGTGAAAACCTGCAAAGAATCTGACAGAAGAACAGAGTTGTCAGCACATTTCATTGTGTTGACACAGTAATGAAATCCTCACTGGGTATTTTGATTACACCTTTTCTTCTACCAGCATTTAAAGCACTCCATCTAGCTGTGTATGTATAAGAGGCAAGGATTAATCAGATAATGAGCACAGCCAAGGGCAGCCTCAGTAACTGCAAACAACACCATCAGAAACATTATCTGGCTTTGTTAACACACTGGGAGGAAGACAGAATCGGTAGAAACCACCCAGCTCACTTCATAACTCAGAGCTACACACATAAACCAAAGAGGTTCCTTTTCAAGAAACTCAACTATAGTTTCCTTCTTCCCAGCCACGGCAGTGCTTGATGCTCTCCAAGAGAAGCTCAATTTTACACTGAATATTGAGAAAggccttttccccttcttttaaGAGAGGCATAAGTtgaagcaactgaaaaaaaaccaagagccCTCTGACCTTTCTCCAAATTAAATGACCCTGCACTCCATCACTCTTATCAGCAGCCTCGGCGAAACAACATCCTTCCAAATGTGAGGGGACTTCCCAGCTACTCCAGACAGTGCCGTGCTGCCACAAGATTCCATAGACCACTAGAAGAAGAGCTATCAACAGTAAGTACTTCAGAAGTAGAATGAAAACAATGGTTGCACCActcctctttttatttgttctctCCTTTTCAAGGAACTATTAACAGagcacaaaaagaaatctgtgcaAAACTCATGTCTTTTCATTTATGTTCTTTGAGAttgtggggaagaaaaagatccaaaacattttgaaacttAAAGATGTTTACTTATAACTGAAGAGTACTCATTACTCTAGAAAAATTCCGTATGCAtatctttgttttaatataaaacaaagaattgTTTGCATTGGAAAACTGCTACAATGAAAAAATTGACAGGTTTTATTTACTACTGCCTTCTACCCTGCCTTTTACAAATATAACCTGGAACTACAAGGCACAGAGATATCCTTCCATTTCCTTAAAGTCCCTTCAAAATGTCACTACGTACCTAAATTGTCTCAAGGTGAAGTTGCAAAGGGAACAAACCGAAGTGTTTGTTTCCGGAAGCAAGCTCAGAAAACATGGAACCACCAAAATAAGtagatcatggaatggtttgggttggaagcaacctcaaagcccatccagttgcaacccccctgccatggccaggaacacctcccactaggtgaggctgcccaagccccatccaacctggccttgaacacctccagggaaagggcagccacaacttccctgggcaacctgggccagaaattcttccttatgtctagtctaaatctgggtttatacctattgcccctagtcctatcactacaagcctttgtaaacagtccctccccggcttccttgtaggcccccttcaggtactggaaggctgcttttaTTTACTGCTACAAACCAGTATACgcaaagagaaacagttgcCTCTTTCTCTTGCTGGTTCAATGCTCCCCAAGATCGCAGATCTTGGCTGTACCACAACAATTCCCCCAGAAAGCTTCTGTGGTGAACAGAAAGCTCTAACAAATGATTTCATGAGGCACCAAAATCCTGTTTGTGCAAGTACTTtctgagagaaagaaggaagcaagTCTACATATGTGGATTAATCAAGCACTTTGGTCATCTTATTGACCTTCTGGTGACTTCTTTTTAATGACCTGCAGCTCAAAAGCAGACATTTGTCTGTGTGTTTTAGCAAGGCATCAAGGATGAGAGacagctcctctgctcccatTTGGTAATCTTATATCCTTTCCACTGTAGGGAAACAGGAACTGTAATACAGACTAGGATTTGTTACTTGGATTAACAAGGTCTTAAAGTCGCTACAGATCATTCAAATCTTGCTTGACCTCCCACAGAGTCTTGGCAAGGGGAGAAGCTGCTACTAGGCCCTCCACCTCCAATTCAGTCAGATAAGCCAACTGGAGATCCAAACCTGATGGAAACAGGGGGGGAGCTTTTGATGCTAATGGAGGCAGCAGCTCTTCAGGGCTGGATGACTGCAATGTACGTGCTGCCACAAGGAAATACTGTATTGAGCAGCAAAAATGCTGGACTGaacaggtgcacactctcctgggttgaaaactggttgggtggccgggcccagagagtggtggtaaatgcaGTTAACTCCAGatggaggccagttacaagtggggttccccagggctcggtactgggtccagctctgttcaatgtctttatcaatgccCTGGATGAAGgtattgagtgcacccttagcaagtttgcagatgacactaagctgggtggaagcgtggatatgatggaggctctgcaaagggatctgaacaggctggaccgctgggctgagaccaatagcatgaggtttaacaaggccaaatgccgggtcctgcacttgggacataacaaccctatgcagtgctacagactaggagaagtctggctagaaagctgcctggtggagaaagacctgggggtgttggttgacagccgactgaacatgagccagcaatgtgcccaggtggccaagaaggcaaatggcaccttggcttggatcagaaatggcatgaccagcaggtccagggaggttattctccctctgtactcagcactggtgagatcacaccttgagaactgtgttcagttctgggcccctcaccacaagaaggatgttgaggctctggagcgtgtccagagaaaagcaacgaagctggtgaggggcgggagaacaagtcttattaGGAGCAGCTGACagagctggggttatttagcctggagaagaggacgcTGCGGGGAGATGTTATTGCTCTctccaactacctgaaaggaggttgtggagaggagggagttggccttttctcccaagtgacaggggacaggacaagggggaatggtctcaagctccatcaggggaggttccagcttgacatcaggaaaaaaattttcacagaaagggtcattgggcactggaataggctgcccagggaggtggttgagtcaacttccctggagctgtttaagggacgggtggacgaggtgctgaggggtaaGCTTTAGGgggtgttaggaatggttgtactcgatgacccagtgggtcccttctaacctagtcattctatgattctatgatcctaatGCCTGCCCAGAGGCTGGAGATCACAGGACTCACGGTATAGAATTTTTCTCACCTTCCCACATTAGCGCATTTTATTAGTATAATGACCCAAAATATCTTTTGGTCACTTAATGTATCGGTACAAAGGGTCTGTGGGGACCAAAGTTCCTTGACTTCCCTCTTACAGATGAATAGAGGGAGAAGAAACGGCTTTTCTAAACTGGAGAAACGTCAGTTGATCACCTCAGCACAAAAATTGATGTGAGAGTAAGATATAGCATAAATGGGAAAAAGTAATTATACATTTGCACTGTTAGCAAACATACACGCCCTCTCTTAACCTAAAATTCACTGAATTAGTCTTCTACTGTGATCTCTGAGAAGTACCTTTGGAACCCACAACTCAGTCGCTGCCCTTACCCTGTTCTTCAtgtccagggaagctgaaaAAAGCATCTTCTAGAGAAGAGCTCATATTTCTGAGGTAGCTCATGATCCTAGAGGATAAAAAGGTTCAAGAGTTAAAGAAATGGGCAAGCGGAAAAACTAGCAGAAAAGTGAGAGAGAGCCCCATACCAGACACGTGCAAGTCAACTGTCCTTCCACTACCTCTGATATACTTTCACTGTCTAGGCTGTCCAGTGAGGGTACAACTGCCACTGCATGCTGTTCTTGGACCTTATGCTCCCTCATTTCACAGCTGTGTTCTTGTACAGAGCGTTGCCAAGCAGCATTATCAGAGCTTTCATTAACTCTCTTGCCTCTTGCCATGGAGCACCTAATGAACCCAGCAAGCAATTTAAATGAACCTCTACAGAACCACACAAAGAACTGTAATTATCTCCAGAGGAAAATCAAGAGCAGGAATCTTCCTTTGGAAATTCCACAAGGTGCCTCATGTTGTACCAGTACCAAATAACTCCGTGCTTACCCATTCCTCACCTGACAGACCTGTCTTCTCATTGAATTCACATGAAGACAGGATGCCAGCTCTCACAGAACTACAACACTGGAAGACACCACCTTGTGGGATCTCTTCTCATACGTATGAGCCCTGTTTTAACCACGCAGTTGATGCTACCCCTGCATTCCACTTCTCTCttgctctgtgctctgcttctCTCACCTGTTTAGAAGTTGTTGCTACAGTGCTCATCGCTTTGCTCAATGCCCATGGCTgcccagctgctctctgcaggttTATCCCCACAAATCCTTTACCTGGCAAAGGTTTTCAGGTCTTCATTGTCCAGGGCTTGCACCATGTCCTGtatacagaaagcagcagtattCTCACAAACCACTTATTCCATGTTTTGCCTCTCATTAGAACAGAGAATAGCATAACAATTTTACACCAGAATAAGGTACCAAAAGGAGTAAAACTTATCCCCCAGTAAACTGCCACTTCAGGGCAGTCTTCTCTTACAAATCTGACAGTTCCTAGACTCCCTTCTCACTGATTATGAGGCTTTGAATCCACTGGCTGATTCCATTGTAAAACACATCCATCCTGCACTTTGCCAGCTGAAATGCCAGGTGCAAATTCTGATCTTCCAACTTGTTGCACAGGGTGCGAACACTTAATTCCTCCAGAACCCTCAGTGCAAAATGCTCTTCTGAAACACAAGGGACGTCTCAATCTTTACCACTGGACACAAGTCTCTAATTCATTTCCCAGAAGGGGCATTGCCTGTCCAGGAGGGCCAACAGCATTTCGTGtgctgtgaagaagaaaaatgggttCACCCTGCTTACAAAGCTAcgcctttcccctttctcccaccCCAATTACCCATCCCCTTGGCTGAGCCTCACGTCACTCAGAGACCTTTAGCTCATCACGGCTGGCAGAGCGCGGGGGGCGTATCGCGCCGGCCTGCAGCgagcgctcccattggccggGACCCCCGTGATCGGGAATGAATGGGGagggggctcagtgctgccggGCCGCGGCCGCGGAGCGGTACTGCAGGCGGAGGGGGGTCGGGGGGTGCACAGGGCCGGGCTAGCCGGGAGAGGCGCGGCGCGGCGCGGGCAGGCGGCGCATTTCAATGATCGCCTCGGATCCGCCCCGCCACTCCGTTCGGAAGGGCTCGGCTCTGCCCTTCCGCCCATCCCGCCCGCCTCCGGCTGCGTCCACTGGGatgcaggctggggctgggagaaggaCAGCGCCCCgtgtgtgtcccctcccagtgcccccctgccCCGCCCAGTCTCCCCTCCCGAAGCCCCCCTGTCCCCGCCCGGGGTGTCCGCGTCCCCTGTTGTCGCCTGACAGCCCTGTGAGGCCCCGCTCGGCTCGGCTGCGTTCGGCTCCGCTCAGTGCCGGCCAATTACCAATGCGACGGGCCCTGCAGagagcgctcccattggctgagccgcGCTGCGGTCAAAAATCAGGCGCCGCCATGCTGTACGGAACGCATGCGCAGTGGCTTTCCCGGGCGCCACCATGCTGTACGGAGCGCATGCGCAGTGCCTTTCCTTGGAGCCGCCATGCTGTACGGAGCGCATGCGCAGTGCCTTTCCTGGGTGCCGCCATGCTGTACGGAACGCATGCGCAGTGACTTTCCCAGGCGCCGCCATGCTGTACGGAACGCACGCGCAATGGCTTTCCAGGGCGCCGCCATGCTGTACGAAACGCATGCGCAGTGACTTTCCCGGGTGCCGCCATGATGTACACGACGCATGCGCAGTGGCTCCTCCGGTTGCGGCTCTCTTCCTTACGATTGCGTTCGGCTCCGCTCAGTGCCGGCAGCCGCCGATGGGACGGGCCCTGCAGGGAGCGATCCCATTGGCTGAACAGCATGGCGTTCATTGAGCACCAGCCAATCAGCGCCGACAGAGCGCCCAGCGGGTGGGCTCTGAAGcgagcgctcccattggctgggATCCTTGTGCTCGGGATTGAATGGGGCGGGGActcagtgctgccgtgccgcGGCCGCAGAGCGGTACTGCAGCGCGGGAGCCGGGAGAGACGAGAGGAGCCTGAGCAGGGGCTGACCGGTTTTCAGAGATCGGCTCGGATCTGCTCGGCTCAGTCCGACTCCCCGTGGCTTCTCTGGGCTCGAGTCGGCACGGCTATGCTCCTCGGCGGTTCAGGGGGCGCACAGGGCCGGGCTAGCCGGGctcggcggggcggggcggggagcgggcgGGCAGCGGAGGGCGGCGCTTCACAACCTTTCTTCTtatgtctgcttttattttgagattcTCTATGACAGCTTTATCGGACTTGAGTTTTAGCCTCATGACCCACATAAGACATGGCTGTATGGGATGAGTGCTGGGAAAATGGCAAGAGGAGGATCCACGAGAAACAGTGGAACCCGCCCTTCGGAGTTTGCTGCTCGTTTGGCAGCTGAGAAGGAGTCGTCTCTGTGAATTTGCTGCTGTATAAGACAGATCAAAGAAGTTTAATAAAAGTTCAGTTCTATCTAAGTGATAGATGGGAATATGCTTATGCAAAGCATATGGCATGTAACTGTTATCGATATGCTTCAAAGCACTGTATCTCAGCGGCTGAACATGGGAGGAATCTTTTAATCTGTACAGTTTTTTAACAAGGATAATTGACATTTAGTGGCTCAATAACGTagataattttatataatttaaaacaagCCTGGCTGTCATACATTGAACTTTCAGTAAGCTACCACCATTTTATATTTAGGAGTAATTTCTTATTACCCATCCTAAGTGGGATGCTGGTTTTGCTATTAAAAGGGTGGGTCTTCTTCAAAAGCCTCTGAAGGTAATAGTTGGGTTGGTTAAGTCTGTGGTCAGCAATTAGGTAAAGGTGAAGACTTTGCCCCTTAAAAAGGCTTTTGCTTGAGAGGCTGAGTCTCACCTGTCGCCAGAGCATGAAGTGAAATAAGTGGCCACAGaagtcttcctttctttgctggGATTGGATTTGCAGTCGTGTGCTTTTCTTCATGGTGCATTTGAGCCTTCTGGCATCGTTTCTTCTGTGAGTGTCAGGTAATGATTTTGGTTGTGGGCTTTCTTTTTAGTCTTAGAGTAAAATTGGTTTGGAATATGGCCAGTTCAGAGAAATGTTACCACAAATGTTTGCAGTCAATGACGTCTTTCTTTGTCCTTGTCTTATTATTAGGGGTAGggattggtttgtttttttgttttgttttgggtttttttatatatattgagGCACAAAGGATTTAGGCTCAGCCTAAATGAGATTTCCAATGAAGTTTTAGCAATAGCTGTTACTAGTTTTCCCAGagctgttttgtttaatttgcgTTTTTTGTCAGAAGCAGTTGAAAATTATGTTTGCCCAGAACTGTTTAAAGAAATACCCAAGGAAACTGTTAGCTTGCCTATATtgctaggattttttttttttttttttttttttttttgcctaatcTACATCAGCACTGTGGACTCCAGGGAGGTAAATATGAGAccagttttaaaaatgctttctagGGAGAGTCAGTAAACTGTGCTGGGCAAGTTATTAGAAAGGGTAACAAATAACGGAATTACAGAGTATGGGTAAGTGTGGTGTTTGTATGGGGAGATCCTACTGCACGCATCTGTCAGTTTTTTGAGGGAAACTGCAACCACATAAATTAGGATGATTTGGTTGACGCTGCGTTATCTACTGTTTATATGGTGTTTTCTcaagagcaggaagaagaaactaTTCGTATACACTGTCTAAAACTATGTATGGTAGGTGGTGTTGAGTTCAGTTGACTTACTGAATGAGAGTActggggggtggtgggacctgTTTAAGGTgttccaggacccctttagagCCTAATGCAACCCCTTTAAGGCCTCCCAGGACTCCTCTaggacccccagggcccctcTAGAGCCCTCTGAGACCTCTTTCGTGTCTTCTAGGACCCATCTAAGACCCTGTGGACTCCTCTAGAGGTCCATGTGACCCCTtcaaggccttccaggacctcttTAAGACCCTTACGATCCTTCTAGAGCCCCACAGGATCCCCCTAGGACTCCCAGGACCCCTCTCGAGCCTACTGGGACCATTtgaaggccttccaggaccactCTAGGCCCCcaaggacccctctagagccccctggTACCTCTTTTTGTGCCTTCTAGGACCCATCTAAGACCCTCTGTACCCCTCTGGAGGTCCATGGGACCCCTTCAGTGCCTTCCAGAACTCCTTTAGTGCCCTCTGGGACCACcttaaggccttccaggacaCCTCTAGGACCACAAAGAACACTCTAGAACCACCGAGGACCTCTTTAGTGCCTTCTAGGAACCATCTAAGACCCTCTGGtcccctctaggacccccaggacAAATGTAGAGACCCCTGGCACGCCATTAATGCTTTCCAACACCTGTCTAGGACCCTCAGGATCCATCTAGAGCCGCCTGGGACAAATTTACTGTCTTCTAGGACACATCTAAGACCCTCAGGACAACTTGAGAGACCCATGAGACCCCTTTAAGGATTCCTAGGACACCCAGGgtcctgtagagagccccaggagcctcccagaatccccgggagccctgtagagagccccaggagtcTTCCAGAATCCCCGAGAGacctgtagagagccccaggaggctcccacaatcccctggagccctgtagaaagccccaggaggctcccagaatcccctggagccctgtagagagccccaggagctgcccagaatcccctggggccgTGTAGATagccccaggaggctccagAATCtcctggggccctgtagagagccccaggaggctcccagaatcccctggggccttgtagagagccccaggagcctcccagaattACCTGGGGCTGTGTAGAtagccccaggagcctcccagaatcccctggagccctgtagagagccccaggagcctcccagagtcccctggagccctgtagagagccccagaaGCCTCAGAATCCCCTGaggccctgtagagagccccaggagcctcccagaatcccctggggccctgtagaggGCCCCAGGAGtctcccagaatcccctggagccctgtagaggGCCCCAGGATTCTCCCACAGTCCCCTGAAcccctgtagagagccccaggagcctcccagaatccccagGGGCCTTGtagagacccccaggagcctcccagaatcccctggggccctgtagagagccccaggagcctcccagaatcccctggagacatgtagagagccccaggagcctcccagaagaCCCTGGAGCCCTATAGAGAGACCCAGGAGCCTCCCACAATCCCCTGAGGACgtgtagagagccccaggagcctcccagaatcccctggggccctgtagagagccccaggaggctcccagaatcccctggtgccctgtagagagccccaggagcctcccagaatcctCTGGGGCACTGTacagagccccaggagcctcccagaatctc
The Cuculus canorus isolate bCucCan1 chromosome 23, bCucCan1.pri, whole genome shotgun sequence DNA segment above includes these coding regions:
- the LOC128854348 gene encoding uncharacterized protein LOC128854348, whose product is MLFSQWDRSLQGPSHRRLPALSGAERNRKEESRNRRSHCACVVYIMAAPGKVTAHAFPWRHPGKALRMRSVQHGGSKERHCACAPYSMVAPGKATAHAFRTAWRRLIFDRSAAQPMGALSAGPVALDMVQALDNEDLKTFARIMSYLRNMSSSLEDAFFSFPGHEEQGETELADGNDQVKNLLPNQDHYASQLLAQFGKWEDSKVSPTGVKSRKYGKQAGLLLEVPSTEVLLI